The genomic region TGGTGGCGCTGGTGCTGGAGAACAGCGACGCCCTGGTCGACGCCGTCGCCGCCGACTACGGAACACGGCCGCGGGACGCCGTCCTGTTCACCGAGATCCTCGGCATGATGTCGGTGATCGAGCACACCAGAACGCATATGCCACAGTGGATGCGGACGACGAAGCTGATGCGGGCGGCGCGGTTGTTCGGCCTGCGCGCCGAGGTGCAGCCGTCGCCGCTCGGCGTGGTCGGGATCATCGGGCCGTGGAACTTCCCGATCAACCTCGTCGTGCTGCCGGCCGCCGCCGCGTTCGCCGCGGGCAACCGGGTGATGATCAAGATGTCGGAGATCACCCCGCGTACCGCCGAGCTGATGAAATCCCTGGCGCACAACTACTTCGACGTCACCGAGCTCGACGTCGTCACCGGCGGGCCTGACGTCGCGGCGGCGTTCGCCTCGCTGCCGTTCGACCATCTGTTCTTCACCGGATCGCCGTCGGTGGGTGCCCGGGTGCAGCGCGCCGCCGCGGAGAACCTTGTCCCGGTGACGCTGGAACTCGGCGGCAAGAACCCGGTGGTGGTCTCGCCGCGGGCGGATCTGGGGCGCGCCGCTGAGCGCATCGCCCGGTCGCGGATGATCAACGGCGGTCAGGTCTGCGTGTGTCCCGACTACGTCTTCGTGCCCGAGGACGGAGTCGAAGCGTTCGTCGCCGCCGCGAAAGACACGCTGCGGCAGATGTTTCCGACGATCCTCAACAACGGCGACTACTGCTCGTCGGTCAACGAGGCCAACTACGACCGGGTGGTCGCGCTCATCGACGACGCACGGGCCAAGGGAGCGACCGTCGAACCGGTCGCCCCGCCGGGGGAGCTGCTGCCGAACCGGCCCGCCCGCAAGATCGCCCCGACGATCGTGCGCGGCGTCGACGAGCGGATGACGATCGCCGCCGAGGAGGTGTTCGGGCCCGTCCTCGACGTGCGGGGCTACCGGGACCTCGACGCGGTGATCGACTACATCAACGAGCGGCCCTCACCGCTGGTCGCGTACTGGTACGGCCCCGACGACGCCGACTTCCGTCGCTTCGTCCGCCACACCCGCAGCGGCGGCGTGGCGCGCAACGACTTCGCCGCGCAGATGATCCCGTCGGCCGCGCCGTTCGGCGGCGTGGGCCGCAGCGGCATGGGCGCCTACCACGGCAAGGCCGGCTTCGACGCGTTCAGCCACTACCGCACCGTCGTGGGCACCGACCTGCCGTTCACCATCACCGGCCGCGCCGCACCGCCGTTCAGCGCGTCGCTGCGCGCCGGCACCGCGCTGGGATTGCGGATGGCGCGACGGCGCACGCAGCGACGGCTGCGGCACCGGTCGCGGTCCGCGGGTTAGTCCTCGTCCATCGCCTGTTCGCGGGCCCAGCGGTAGTCCGCCTTACCCGCCGGGCTGCGCTCGATCTTCGGGCGGAACACAATCGCCTTCGGAAGCTTGTAGCGCGCAATCGAATTCGACGCATGCTCGACGAGCTCCTCCGCCGAGGCGTTCGCGCCCTCGACCAGCTGGACCACGGCGACGACCTCCTGGCCCCACCGCTCGCTCGGCCGGCCGGCGACGACGACGTCGGCCACGGCGGGATGCGACAGCAGCGCGGTCTCGACCTCCTCGGCGAAGATCTTCTCACCGCCGGAGTTAATGGTCACCGAGTCGCGGCCCAACAGCTCGATCGACCCGTCGGCCAGATGGCGCGCCCGGTCGCCCGGAATCGAGTACCGCACCCCGTCGATCACCGGGAACGTCTTGGCGGTCTTGGCCGCGTCGTTCTTGTAGCCCAACGGCACGAAACCGCGCTGGGCCAGCCAGCCGATACCGTCGTGGCCGGGCTGCAGGATCTTGCTGAAGTCCTCGGCCGCGACGAAGGTGTCCGGGCCCGCGTTGAACTTGCCGGTCGACACCGCTCCGGTGGCCGACAGGTGGTTCATCTGGATGCCGGTCTCCGACGAGCCGACCCCGTCCATGATCATCAGGCCCGGTTTGACGTCGATCAGCCGCTGCTTGGCGGTCGGGGTGAGCAGCGCGCCGCCGTTGGCCACCACCGCGAACGACGACAGGTCCGCGTCGCTGCGCTCGATCGCGTCGGCCAGCGGGCGGGCCACGGCGTCGCCGACGACCTGCACCACCAGCACCTTCTCCCGCTCGATCGTGCGCACCACCTCGTCGGCGTCGAGATGACCCGGATCGGCCATGAAGACCAGCGTCTGGCCGGTCGTCATCGCGGTCATCGCCGCCCACTGCGCGGCGCCGTGCATCAGCGGCGGCAGCGTCAGGATCTTGGTGCCGGGGCCCTCGGCGACCCGCGCGGCGATGTCGTCGAGCGAGGTGATCAGCTCACCGGTGGCCATGTTGCGGCCGCCGAACGAGGTCATGAAGATGTCGTGCTGGCGCCACAGCACACCCTTGGGCATGCCGGTGGTGCCACCGGTGTAGAGCACGTAGAGGTCGTCGGGGGAGGGTTCGACCGGGGGCGGCGTCGCGTCGCCGGAACCGACGATCGACTCGTAGTCGACCGCGCCGTCGAGCAGTTCGTTGCCGGAGTCGTCGGCGATCTGGATCAGCACCTTCAGGTTCGGCAGATCCGGCAGCACCTCGGCCAGCCGCGGTGCGAACGCAGCATGGTAGAGCAGCGCGGTGGCTCCCGAATCGCCCAGCAGGTACTGCAGTTCGTTCTTGACGTAGCGGTAGTTGACGTTGAACGGCGCCACCCGGGCACGCCACGACCCCAGCATGCCCTCGACGTACTCGGGGCCGTTGTAGGCGTAGATGCCGAGCAGATCCTGGCCGACCTCGTGGCCGGCGAGCTCGGAACGCTCGGTGTGGCAGCCCAACCCGCGGCTGTGCAGGAACGCCGCCAGCCGGTTGGCGCGCTCGATGACCTGCGCGTAGGTCAGCCGGCGGTCGCCCTGCACGACGAACTCGCGGTCGCCGATCGTGGCGGCGACGACGTCGGCGGCGGCGGGAACGGTGAACTGTGTGGTGGACATCTGGCCTCTCACGGCTGGTGGGGGAGCAGTTTGATCATCAGACCGTCGGCTTCGGATAGTACGTTGCCGTCCCCGTCCGTCATCGTCGCTCTGATGAACTGCTTACGGCCGTCGACCCTATCGATCCACGCCCGCGCGCGAAGCGGCACGTCGATCGGGGTGACCCGCCGGTAGTCGACGCGCAGGTACGCGGTGCGGCTGTCCGGCCGGCCCGCCGCCGACACCACCATCCCGAAGTGCCAGTCGTAGAACAGCGGGATCACCCCGCCGTGCACCGCGTTGTTGCCGCCGACGTGGAACCGGCTGAAGTGCCCGGTCATGACCACCCCGTCGGGTCCGGCCTCCTCGACGGTCCACGGCGGCACCAGTGGGTGCCCGATACCGGGCAGGTTCGTGGTGCGCCCGGCCGGGGCCTCACCCGCGGGTGCGCGGTGCTCCTCCAGGCGCGTGCACACGTCCTCCAGGAGCGCGGCGGTGTCGTTCCATACCGCGGGGTCCGGATTGGTGGACACGCTGATGTCCTGCAGTCGGCGCATCGCCGTCATGAAGCGCGCCATCTCCGGCGGCGCGATCGTCGGCTGGATGCGCGCGAACTCGCGGATGTCGCTGGTGTCGGTCACGGGCTCACGCCGTGGCCGGGACGTCGTAGAACTGCTGCGCCCACTTGCGCAGCGCCATATACGGTTTCGCGTCGATGCGGGACAGCGCCGGGTTCTCGATGTACTCCTGGTAGCGCCAGATCTCCAGGTCGTCCCACACCGTGCCCATGAACTGGCGTTCGACCTTCTTGCGGACCTCCTCGGGCGGGACGTCGGAGGTGTCACCGGGCAGCCGCGGCCACCAGATCGAATAGAACATGTCCGAGAGCCCGTCCTCGACCGGGGTGCAGGCGAAGATCAGCCGGTGGTTCGAGGAGCCCTCGAACGCGCTGACCGCGAATCCGAGCCCGCACAGGTGGCTGTGGATCTTCAGTGCCATCTTGTCGGGGTCGTCGCTGCCCGCATCGGGCCAGCCGGTCAGGAACCGCCACTCCTCGTCGACGATCTCCCAGTGCAGGCACACCGGGGTGACGCTGGCGTGGTGCACGTAGTGGAAATGCGCGCTGTCCGGGCCGTTCTCGGCGACGATCTGCGGATGCACCGGCTCGCGTTCGGCGCGCTGCGAGAACTCCGGGTACGGGCGGTAATACGCGTCCTCGTCGGTGGGGAACTGCGGGAACTTGTGGAACAGGTCCGGCAGTTCCCAGCGCGGCGGGTCGCCGTCGGGGTGGTGCCAGGCGAACACGCAGCCGTACTGCTCGCGCACCGGGTAGACGCGCAGCCGCAGCGCCTTGTTCGGCTTGTCCGGCTGGTAGGGGATGTAGCGGTTGGTGCCGTCGGGACCCCAGCGCCACCCGTGGAACGGGCATTCCACGCAGTCGCCGACGACCTTGCCGCCGTGGCCGATGTGCGCGCCGAGGTGGCGGCAGTGCGCCTGCAGCAGATGCAGTTCGCCGGCCTCGTCGCGGTAGGCGACCAGATCGTCGCCGAAGTAGCGCAGCGGCCGGACCTCGCCCGTGGGGAACTCCGCGGACCAGCCGATCATGAACCAGCCGGTGACCTTCCAGGTGAACGGGACTTTCACTGGGGTGCCTCCTCAGCCGCCGAAAGATACGGAAGAGCTTACAGTATAAGTTTCAGCAGCGGGCCCGGGGTCGTCGGACACCGACGTTTTCGCGCAATCGGCCACCGGCGGGGGCGCCGATACCGTAATAGTTACAGTAGTGCCGCCCCAATACCGATAGGTGCCCGTCCGTGACCGCATCCGACCTGACTTACGACGCGATCGTCATCGGCGCCGGCTTCTCCGGGCTGTACATGCTGCACCGCCTCCGCGAACAGGGCCTGCGCACCGTCGTGCTGGAAAAGGCCGAGAACGTGGGTGGCACATGGCTGTTCAACCGGTACCCCGGGGCGCGGTGCGACATCGAGAGCATCGAGTACTCCTACAGCTTCTCAGAGGAGATCCAGCAGGAGTGGGTGTGGACCGAGACGATGCCCGCCCAGCCCGAGATCGAGGCCTATCTGAACTTCGTCGCCGACCGGCTCGACCTGCGCCGCGACATCCGCTTCCACACCGAGGTCGTCGCGATGCGCTTCGACGAGGACGACGCGCGCTGGTCGGTGCGCACCGCGGCGGGGAAGACGTTCGTCGCGCCGTTCGTCGTCGCGGCCGCAGGCATCCTGTCGGTGCCGCTGGAACCCGACATCCCGGGAATCTCGTCGTTTCAGGGCCTGTCGCTGTTCACCAGCCGGTGGCCGAAGCAGGACGTCGACCTCGCAGGTAAGCGCATCGGCGTGATCGGCACCGGATCCACCGGCGTGCAACTGATCCCGGTGGTCGCCAGGGAGGCCGGGCACCTGACCGTGTTCCAGCGTTCACCGGCCTACACGCTGCCGTGGGAGGTGCGGCCGTTCGACGACGGCGAACTCGACGAGCTGAAGGCCAACTACGCCGAGATCCGCGAGGCGCAGCGCAACCACATGGTGGGTGCCGCGCGGCTGAGCGCGTTCTCGGTGATGTTCGACATGATGGCCAAACCGCCGATCAAGACCGCCACCCGCGAGGACCAGCTGCGCGCGATCGAGGAGCACGGCGTCATCGGGGCGCTCAGCTGGGGCGACGTGTTCTTCGACATCGAAGCCAACCGGATGGCCGCCAGGTTGTACGGCGAGGCCGTCGCACGCATCGTCAAGGATCCCGAGACCGCGGCGGCGCTGACTCCCACCCACCCGTTCGGGTGCAAGCGGCCGATCATCGACCAGGGCTACTACGAGACGTTCAACCGCGACAACGTGACGCTGGTGGACCTGCGCAAAGGCCCGATCCTGGAGATCACGCCCACCGGCATCCGCACCGAACAGGGCGCCTTCGAGCTCGACGTGATCATCTACGCCACCGGATTCGACGCGATGACCGGCGCGCTGACCCGCATCGACATCCGCGGTCGCGACGACATGTCGCTGGCCGACTTCTGGACCGCCGAGGGGCCCTACACCTACCTCGGCATCGCCGTCGCCGGATTCCCGAACCTGTTCATCATCCAGGCGCCCGGAAGCCCCTCGGCGGCAACGAACTTCGTCACCGCGCTGGAACAGCACGTCGAGTGGATCGGCGACTGCATCGACTATCTGCGAACCCAGGGCTACCGCAGCATCGAGGCGCTGCCGGACGCCCAACGCGAATGGATCGAACACGCCACAGCGCTGGTGGCACCGACCGTGCTGGACCATCCCAGCTGCAACTCCTGGTACAACGGCGGCAACGTCCCCGGCAAGAAGCGGATGTACATGGGCTACACCGGCGGCATCCCCGAATACCGTCGCCGCTGCGACGAGGTCGCCGCCGCCGGATACTCCGGGTTCACGCTGGCATGAGGACGGCCGAGCGCGCGTACCGCATCGGTCGCGACTTCGCGGGAGTGGTGCCGCGCGCGCACGCCGCGGTGCGGACACCCGGCTGGAACCCGCTGTCGCCCAACGGTGCCCGCCAGTTCGGCGAAGTGGTGCTCGACGAGCTCGCGCTGAGCGGGAT from Mycolicibacterium phlei harbors:
- a CDS encoding coniferyl aldehyde dehydrogenase — encoded protein: MSESTIQAGLPGVDDAMRRTLERQRRAFIADGPPSVAVRRERIDRLVALVLENSDALVDAVAADYGTRPRDAVLFTEILGMMSVIEHTRTHMPQWMRTTKLMRAARLFGLRAEVQPSPLGVVGIIGPWNFPINLVVLPAAAAFAAGNRVMIKMSEITPRTAELMKSLAHNYFDVTELDVVTGGPDVAAAFASLPFDHLFFTGSPSVGARVQRAAAENLVPVTLELGGKNPVVVSPRADLGRAAERIARSRMINGGQVCVCPDYVFVPEDGVEAFVAAAKDTLRQMFPTILNNGDYCSSVNEANYDRVVALIDDARAKGATVEPVAPPGELLPNRPARKIAPTIVRGVDERMTIAAEEVFGPVLDVRGYRDLDAVIDYINERPSPLVAYWYGPDDADFRRFVRHTRSGGVARNDFAAQMIPSAAPFGGVGRSGMGAYHGKAGFDAFSHYRTVVGTDLPFTITGRAAPPFSASLRAGTALGLRMARRRTQRRLRHRSRSAG
- a CDS encoding acyl-CoA synthetase: MSTTQFTVPAAADVVAATIGDREFVVQGDRRLTYAQVIERANRLAAFLHSRGLGCHTERSELAGHEVGQDLLGIYAYNGPEYVEGMLGSWRARVAPFNVNYRYVKNELQYLLGDSGATALLYHAAFAPRLAEVLPDLPNLKVLIQIADDSGNELLDGAVDYESIVGSGDATPPPVEPSPDDLYVLYTGGTTGMPKGVLWRQHDIFMTSFGGRNMATGELITSLDDIAARVAEGPGTKILTLPPLMHGAAQWAAMTAMTTGQTLVFMADPGHLDADEVVRTIEREKVLVVQVVGDAVARPLADAIERSDADLSSFAVVANGGALLTPTAKQRLIDVKPGLMIMDGVGSSETGIQMNHLSATGAVSTGKFNAGPDTFVAAEDFSKILQPGHDGIGWLAQRGFVPLGYKNDAAKTAKTFPVIDGVRYSIPGDRARHLADGSIELLGRDSVTINSGGEKIFAEEVETALLSHPAVADVVVAGRPSERWGQEVVAVVQLVEGANASAEELVEHASNSIARYKLPKAIVFRPKIERSPAGKADYRWAREQAMDED
- a CDS encoding PaaI family thioesterase, which encodes MTDTSDIREFARIQPTIAPPEMARFMTAMRRLQDISVSTNPDPAVWNDTAALLEDVCTRLEEHRAPAGEAPAGRTTNLPGIGHPLVPPWTVEEAGPDGVVMTGHFSRFHVGGNNAVHGGVIPLFYDWHFGMVVSAAGRPDSRTAYLRVDYRRVTPIDVPLRARAWIDRVDGRKQFIRATMTDGDGNVLSEADGLMIKLLPHQP
- a CDS encoding aromatic ring-hydroxylating oxygenase subunit alpha; this encodes MKVPFTWKVTGWFMIGWSAEFPTGEVRPLRYFGDDLVAYRDEAGELHLLQAHCRHLGAHIGHGGKVVGDCVECPFHGWRWGPDGTNRYIPYQPDKPNKALRLRVYPVREQYGCVFAWHHPDGDPPRWELPDLFHKFPQFPTDEDAYYRPYPEFSQRAEREPVHPQIVAENGPDSAHFHYVHHASVTPVCLHWEIVDEEWRFLTGWPDAGSDDPDKMALKIHSHLCGLGFAVSAFEGSSNHRLIFACTPVEDGLSDMFYSIWWPRLPGDTSDVPPEEVRKKVERQFMGTVWDDLEIWRYQEYIENPALSRIDAKPYMALRKWAQQFYDVPATA
- a CDS encoding flavin-containing monooxygenase produces the protein MTASDLTYDAIVIGAGFSGLYMLHRLREQGLRTVVLEKAENVGGTWLFNRYPGARCDIESIEYSYSFSEEIQQEWVWTETMPAQPEIEAYLNFVADRLDLRRDIRFHTEVVAMRFDEDDARWSVRTAAGKTFVAPFVVAAAGILSVPLEPDIPGISSFQGLSLFTSRWPKQDVDLAGKRIGVIGTGSTGVQLIPVVAREAGHLTVFQRSPAYTLPWEVRPFDDGELDELKANYAEIREAQRNHMVGAARLSAFSVMFDMMAKPPIKTATREDQLRAIEEHGVIGALSWGDVFFDIEANRMAARLYGEAVARIVKDPETAAALTPTHPFGCKRPIIDQGYYETFNRDNVTLVDLRKGPILEITPTGIRTEQGAFELDVIIYATGFDAMTGALTRIDIRGRDDMSLADFWTAEGPYTYLGIAVAGFPNLFIIQAPGSPSAATNFVTALEQHVEWIGDCIDYLRTQGYRSIEALPDAQREWIEHATALVAPTVLDHPSCNSWYNGGNVPGKKRMYMGYTGGIPEYRRRCDEVAAAGYSGFTLA